Proteins encoded together in one Musa acuminata AAA Group cultivar baxijiao chromosome BXJ3-6, Cavendish_Baxijiao_AAA, whole genome shotgun sequence window:
- the LOC135640785 gene encoding uncharacterized protein LOC135640785 has protein sequence MDPSWELMSLLEELNGSVMEIPAVNENYLFHQAELCVPFADHLSGSLSAICQTPIPQPQAVACRAGQSHGAKERKDIEAPDASNEHSPVAPPETRLTEVKMKSNKNAMGTARMLDEIINYVQSLQNQVEFLSMKLSAASSFYGYCFDMETIATPQVMSACMKL, from the exons ATGGACCCGAGCTGGGAGCTGATGAGCCTCCTTGAAGAGCTAAATGGCTCTGTCATGGAGATCCCGGCAGTCAATGAGAATTACTTGTTCCACCAGGCTGAGCTCTGCGTCCCTTTTGCGGATCACTTGTCTGGTTCGCTTTCCGCAATATGCCAAACACCCATCCCGCAGCCGCAGGCCGTGGCATGTAGGGCAGGGCAGAGTCACGGAGCCAAGGAAAGGAAGGACATCGAGGCGCCTGATGCCAGCAACGAACACTCTCCGGTGGCTCCTCCTGAGACTCGTCTGACAGAGGTCAAGATGAAGAGCAACAAGAAT GCCATGGGCACGGCGAGGATGCTCGACGAGATAATTAACTATGTACAATCACTGCAGAACCAAGTTGAG TTTCTTTCGATGAAACTTTCGGCTGCAAGCTCCTTCTATGGCTACTGCTTCGACATGGAGACTATTGCAACACCACAGGTGATGTCTGCTTGCATGAAGCTCTGA